A window of the Patagioenas fasciata isolate bPatFas1 chromosome 32, bPatFas1.hap1, whole genome shotgun sequence genome harbors these coding sequences:
- the NANOS3 gene encoding nanos homolog 3, with protein sequence MEPGPAFDMWRDYLGLSAALASPSPPPEPDRAGEEPAAPEQADPAPVPSGKAACAFCKHNGEARQVYGGHSLRDAGGRILCPVLRSYVCPQCGATKDRAHTKRFCPLTHRGYTSVYARPPRGGAGKRASSDAEK encoded by the coding sequence ATGGAGCCGGGCCCGGCATTCGACATGTGGAGGGACTACCTGGGGCTGAGCGCCGCGCTGGCGTCGCCGTCGCCGCCACCGGAGCCCGACCGCGCCGGCGAGGAGCCGGCGGCACCCGAGCAAGCGGATCCGGCGCCGGTGCCGTCCGGCAAAGCCGCATGCGCCTTCTGCAAGCACAACGGGGAGGCGCGGCAGGTGTACGGGGGGCACAGCCTGCGCGACGCCGGCGGCCGCATCCTGTGCCCGGTGCTGCGCAGCTACGTCTGCCCCCAGTGCGGCGCCACCAAGGACCGGGCGCACACCAAGCGCTTCTGCCCGCTCACCCACCGCGGTTACACCTCGGTCTACGCCCGCCCGCCGCGCGGCGGCGCCGGGAAACGGGCGAGCAGTGATGCCGAGAAGTAG
- the BRME1 gene encoding break repair meiotic recombinase recruitment factor 1 codes for MGKRKREQPAEGAGGEPHVPRTKRSLGGDLDATGNAKGTASPGQTDERGQTTGGSTRSTTGEAAAPGAARPEPPQRVDSVHEEEEGSVDEEEEDAPERHGSAGDAKTQAHRGMGDVGDGPERPREAAGAAMALPGDTGVTGAHRQEGECGKSGDTDQNQEPPGVVNAEGGERGAASQRAAGGETQGNGTERPRATGTSGAESCGSAERSGGCAPAVDAEGGAAGAESTGRTAGEATAGREETGGGGTPSPGAGLVPDSAVTAGGSPMGESNGESAVESAAGMDTQPLVCCEGAAETAPAVTVTPVPTGTAEAPGVGTGTAEPTSTIEPPGMGTGTTEPTGLVTSTAEPTSTTEPPGAGTGTTEPPGTTEPPGTTEPPGTTEPPGVGTGTAEPPSTSTSTTEAPSTGTSTTEAPGTAEPPGTGTGTAVGAETPHESRVTMEPLPPRSELLPQQLPPATDQHDPLEPAPPGQSPSQEPPHREDATAVICGLILELSNLNRLAMSTHRGLEMLRRPKPRQSRRPVRAGRRWKET; via the exons ATGGGCAAACGGAAGAGGGAGCAGCCAGCag AAGGAGCAGGCGGCGAACCCCACGTCCCCAGAACCAAACGGAGCCTTGGGGGCGATTTGGACGCAACCGGCAACGCCAAAGGGACCGCATCCCCGGGACAGACGGACGAGCGCGGACAAACAACCGGCGGCAGCACCAGGAG CACAACCGGGGAGGCGGCTGCACCGGGAGCGGCTCGGCCGGAGCCGCCACAGCGGGTGGATTCGGtgcatgaggaagaggagggttcggtggatgaggaagaagaggatgcGCCGGAGCGGCATGGGAGCGCTGGTGACGCCAAAACGCAAGCTCACCGTGGAATGGGTGATGTTGGTGACGGTCCTGAGCGCCCAAGGGAGGCGGCCGGTGCAGCGATGGCTCTTCCTGGTGATACCGGCGTCACCGGCGCTCACCGCCAAGAGGGTGAATGCGGCAAGTCGGGTGACACCGACCAGAACCAGGAGCCGCCGGGTGTGGTAAACGCCGAAGGAGGCGAACGCGGCGCCGCGTCCCAGCGGGCggcgggaggagaaacccagggAAACGGCACCGAACGACCGCGGGCAACCGGGACGAGCGGCGCCGAATCCTGCGGCAGCGCGGAGCGTTCGGGGGGCTGCGCCCCGGCCGTGGACGCGGAGGGAGGAGCCGCCGGAGCGGAGAGCACCGGGAGAACGGCTGGAGAAGCCACGGCCGGCCGGGAGGAGACTGGAGGGGGAGGAACCCCGTCGCCGGGCGCCGGTTTGGTGCCGGATTCGGCCGTCACGGCGGGTGGGAGCCCCATGGGGGAGAGCAATGGCGAATCTGCCGTGGAGAGCGCGGCCGGGATGGACACACAGcccctggtttgctgtgaaggCGCGGCAGAGACGGCGCCTGCTGTTACGGTGACACCGGTGCCCACCGGCACCGCAGAAGCCCCTGGTGTGGGCACCGGCACCGCAGAACCCACCAGCACCATAGAACCCCCTGGCATGGGCACTGGCACCACAGAACCCACTGGCCTCGTCACCAGCACCGCAGAACccaccagcaccacagaacccccTGGTGCAGGCACCGGCACCACAGAACCCCCCGGCACCACAGAACCCCCCGGCACCACAGAACCCCCCGGCACCACAGAACCCCCCGGTGTGGGCACCGGCACCGCAGAACCCCCCAGCACGAGCACCAGCACTACAGAAGCCCCCAGCACGGGCACCAGCACCACAGAAGCCCCTGGCACCGCAGAACcccccggcacgggcaccggCACAGCTGTTGGCGCAGAAACCCCCCATGAGAGCCGTGTGACCATGGAGCCGCTTCCCCCGCGGTCGGAGCTGCTGCCACAGCAG CTGCCCCCGGCCACCGACCAGCACGACCCCCTGGAGCCGGCACCACCGGGACAGAGCCCCAGCCAGGAGCCACCACACAG GGAGGACGCGACCGCCGTCATCTGCGGGCTCATCCTGGAGCTCTCCAACCTCAA CCGCCTGGCCATGAGCACCCACCGGGGGCTGGAGATGCTGAGGAGGCCAAAGCCGCGGCAGAGCCGGCGGCCGGTGCGCGCCGGGAGGCGGTGGAAGGAGACATAG
- the C32H19orf53 gene encoding leydig cell tumor 10 kDa protein homolog, giving the protein MAQGRPKAAAKRPGRAAAAAPARGLRGPRKGGRTIAPKKLRVIQQQKLKKRLEVGIRMKIERDAVQRAGSSLPKKLAVVAAPPPAAPKKGKAKKRRG; this is encoded by the exons ATGGCCCAGGGACGGCCCAAAGCGGCGGCCAAGCGtcccgggcgggcggcggcggcggccccggcgcgggggctgcgggggccgCGGAAGGGAG GCCGGACCATCGCCCCCAAGAAGCTCCGCGTGATCCAGCAGCAGAAGCTGAAGAAG CGCCTGGAGGTCGGGATCCGGATGAAGATCGAGCGGGACGCGGTGCAGCGGGCGGGCTCCTCCCTCCCCAAGAAGCTGGCGGTGGTCGCCGCGCCCCCCCCGGCCGCCCCCAAGAAGGGGAAAGCCAAGAAGCGCCGGGGCTGA
- the CC2D1A gene encoding coiled-coil and C2 domain-containing protein 1A isoform X2 produces MSKARRAPPPPGRGAAIARQMGLLVELSPEGTAGDTAGDDAAELEAELLALVGAPAAPGDKPAAKAALPMEAIERMAALCLRDEEDEDDEELGDDADLMAELQEVLGDGDGAAPAPPSEVPPEPLGAEPVLLERADMYRAAMGNARQSGDAPRLRRLERGLKTLENMLVSVRKGKPINEEEIPPPVALGKGGTPPQPPAVPTPQSLPVVAPDPPAEVTPDPPAEVTPDPPSPRPQPGEVLLRERQREYKVAALDAKRCGDLETATRYYRVAKGLEPALEAAAQGGPVEPHDLPPPPGADPPRVPKEPPPEPQPASPATEAPGAPRTTLEALEQRMERYRAAAAQAKGKGDERKARMHERIVKQYEAAIRAHKAGRAVDFSELPVPPGFEPLAGAEAPGGGQSLAAVLEVAAKLVNQDGASEEDEDPPRGPPQQPPPRAAPQQPPPRAPPAGAPNASTGNKPAPKNNTKAQQQLAFLALRKRQLTKAALRAKQSNDLEGAKGLLRRAKALEPLLEAARGGLPVDISKVPEAPVDAEEFVLVARGGPRVPPEAAARYLELGKLIRQQHEMCVSCSRQFAQLGNIAETTKFEALAQECRQHMELLKQAHARGSAPPRHRYEQRTFSIIKVFPELSSSDLVLAIVKGINLPAPTGVAPNDLDAFVRFEFPFPNAEEAQKDKTNVIKNTDSPEFQEHFKLSINRGHRGLRRVLQNKGIKFEVLHKGGLFKPDRVLGSAQLKLEALETTCQVREILELLDGRRRTGGRLEVTVTIREPLGAPQLESRTERWLVIVPSAVTPVPVPKGKPAVVAPRDGSNRAAPTLPSLNLLAFDREKLERKMLQHTRARRPVPPELREQHQELVRRSQNLRGRLQSGDPPFQREYRLQLERHLHLCTEAARRLGTEGNRDAAKEALYKRNLVESELQKLRP; encoded by the exons ATGAGCAAAGCCAGgagagcccccccgccccccggccgCGGTGCCGCCATCGCCAGGCAG atgGGTCTGCTGGTGGAGCTCTCCCCGGAGGGGACAGCGGGTGACACGGCTGGGGACGACGCCGCGGAGCTGGAGGCCGAGCTGCTGGCGCTGGTGGGAGCCCCGGCGGCCCCGGGGGACAAACCCGCGGCAAAGG CCGCGCTGCCCATGGAGGCGATCGAGCGCATGGCCGCGCTCTGCCTGCgggacgaggaggacgaggaCGACGAGGAGCTGGGGGACGACGCCGATCTCATG GCGGAGCTGCAGGAGGTGCTGGGCGATGGAGACGGGGCCGCGCCGGCGCCGCCCAGCGAG GTGCCTCCGGAGCCGCTGGGCGCGGAGCCGGTGCTGCTGGAGCGCGCCGACATGTACCGGGCAGCCATGGGCAACGCGCGGCAGAGCGGGGACGCCCCCCGGCTGCGCCGCCTGGAGCGCGGCCTCAAG ACGCTGGAGAACATGCTGGTGTCGGTCAGGAAGGGAAAACCCATCAACGAGGAGGAAATTCCCCCCCCGGTGGCGctggggaaaggggggacccccccacagccccccgctgtccccacaccCCAAAGCCTCCCCGTGGTGGCACCGGATCCCCCCGCGGAGGTGACACCGGATCCCCCTGCGGAGGTGACACCGGATCCCCCGTCACCGCGTCCCCAACCAG gggaggTTCTGCTGCGGGAGCGGCAGCGGGAGTACAAGGTGGCGGCGCTGGACGCCAAACGGTGCGGGGACCTGGAAACGGCCACCAGATACTACCGGGTGGCAAAG GGCCTGGAGCCGGCGCTGGAGGCGGCTGCGCAGGGGGGGCCGGTGGAGCCCCACgacctccccccgccccccg GTGCCgatcccccccgtgtccccaaggagCCGCCGCCGGAGCCTCAACCCGCGTCTCCCGCAACAG aggcgcccggcgcCCCGCGAACCACGCTGGAGGCACTGGAGCAGCGCATGGAGCGGTACCGCGCCGCGGCCGCGCAGGCCAAGGGCAAAGGCGACGAGCGGAAGGCGCGGATGCACGAGCGCATCGTTAAG caATACGAGGCCGCCATCCGAGCACACAAAGCGGGGCGAGCAGTGGACTTTTCGGAGTTACCGGTGCCACCAG GTTTCGAGCCCCTCGCGGGTGCGGAGGCGCCGGGGGGGGGCCAGAGCTTGGCCGCGGTGCTGGAGGTGGCGGCGAAGCTGGTGAACCAGGACGGAGCCAGCGAAGAGGACGAGGACCCCCCCCGGGGCCCCCCCCAGCAgccgcccccccgcgccgccccccagcagccgcccccccgcgccccccccgccgggGCCCCGAATGCCAGCACAGGGAACAAACCGGCCCCCAAAAACAACACGAAAG CGCAGCAGCAGCTGGCGTTCCTGGCGCTGAGGAAGAGGCAGCTGACGAAGGCCGCGCTGCGCGCCAAGCAGAGCAACGACCTGGAGGGGGCCAAGGGGCTGCTGCGCCGCGCCAAGGCGCTGGAGCCGCTGCTGGAGGCCGCGCGGGGGGGGCTCCCGGTCGACATCAGCaag GTCCCCGAGGCCCCCGTGGACGCCGAGGAGTTTGTGCTGGTGGCGCGGGGGGGGCCCCGCGTGCCCCCCGAGGCCGCCGCGCGGTACCTGGAGCTGGGGAAGCTCATCCGGCAGCAGCACGAG atgTGCGTCAGCTGCTCCCGCCAGTTCGCTCAGCTGGGGAACATCGCCGAGACCACCAA GTTCGAGGCGCTGGCCCAGGAGTGCCGGCAGCACATGGAGCTGCTCAAGCAGGCGCACGCCCGCGGCTCCGCGCCCCCCCGGCACCGCTACGAGCAGAGAACCTTCTCCATCATCAA GGTCTTCCCGGAGCTGAGCAGCAGCGACCTGGTGCTGGCGATCGTCAAAGGGATCAACCTCCCGGCACCCACGG GTGTGGCCCCCAATGACCTGGACGCCTTCGTGCGCTTTGAGTTCCCCTTCCCCAACGCG GAGGAAGCTCAAAAGGACAAAACCAACGTGATCAAGAACACCGATTCTCCCG AGTTCCAGGAGCACTTCAAGCTCTCCATCAACCGCGGGCACCGGGGGCTGCGCCGCGTCCTGCAGAACAAGGGCATCAAGTTCGAGGTGCTGCACAaggg cgGCCTCTTCAAGCCCGACCGCGTTCTGGGCTCGGCGCAGCTCAAACTGGAGGCGCTGGAGACCACGTGCCAAGTGCGGGAGATCCTGGAG CTCCTGGACGGCCGGCGCCGCACGGGGGGGCGGCTGGAGGTGACGGTGACGATCCGGGAGCCGCTGGGCGCGCCGCAGCTGGAGAGCAGGACGGAGCGCTGGCTCGTCATCGTCCCCAGCGCCGTGACGCCG GTCCCCGTCCCCAAAGGGAAACCGGCTGTGGTGGCACCCAGGGACGGCAGCAACAG ggccgcccccaccctgcccagcctcaacctgctggcctTCGACCGCGAGAAGCTGGAGAGGAAg atGCTGCAGCACACGCGGGCGCGGCGCCCGGTGCCCCCCGAGCTGCGGGAGCAGCACCAGGAGCTGGTGCGGCGCAGCCAGAACCTGCGGGGGCGACTGCAgagcggggacccccccttccAAAGAG AGTACCGTTTGCAGCTGGAGCGCCACCTCCACCTCTGCACCGAGGCCGCGCGGCGCTTGGGCACCGAGGGCAACCGG GACGCGGCCAAGGAGGCGCTGTACAAGCGGAACCTGGTGGAGAGCGAG CTCCAAAAGCTGCGCCCATGA
- the CC2D1A gene encoding coiled-coil and C2 domain-containing protein 1A isoform X1 has protein sequence MSKARRAPPPPGRGAAIARQMGLLVELSPEGTAGDTAGDDAAELEAELLALVGAPAAPGDKPAAKAALPMEAIERMAALCLRDEEDEDDEELGDDADLMAELQEVLGDGDGAAPAPPSEVPPEPLGAEPVLLERADMYRAAMGNARQSGDAPRLRRLERGLKTLENMLVSVRKGKPINEEEIPPPVALGKGGTPPQPPAVPTPQSLPVVAPDPPAEVTPDPPAEVTPDPPSPRPQPGEVLLRERQREYKVAALDAKRCGDLETATRYYRVAKGLEPALEAAAQGGPVEPHDLPPPPGADPPRVPKEPPPEPQPASPATEAPGAPRTTLEALEQRMERYRAAAAQAKGKGDERKARMHERIVKQYEAAIRAHKAGRAVDFSELPVPPGFEPLAGAEAPGGGQSLAAVLEVAAKLVNQDGASEEDEDPPRGPPQQPPPRAAPQQPPPRAPPAGAPNASTGNKPAPKNNTKAQQQLAFLALRKRQLTKAALRAKQSNDLEGAKGLLRRAKALEPLLEAARGGLPVDISKVPEAPVDAEEFVLVARGGPRVPPEAAARYLELGKLIRQQHEMCVSCSRQFAQLGNIAETTKFEALAQECRQHMELLKQAHARGSAPPRHRYEQRTFSIIKVFPELSSSDLVLAIVKGINLPAPTGVAPNDLDAFVRFEFPFPNAEEAQKDKTNVIKNTDSPEFQEHFKLSINRGHRGLRRVLQNKGIKFEVLHKGGLFKPDRVLGSAQLKLEALETTCQVREILELLDGRRRTGGRLEVTVTIREPLGAPQLESRTERWLVIVPSAVTPGGFGISRSPSPKGNRLWWHPGTAATGPPPPCPASTCWPSTARSWRGRCCSTRGRGARCPPSCGSSTRSWCGAARTCGGDCRAGTPPSKESTVCSWSATSTSAPRPRGAWAPRATGTRPRRRCTSGTWWRASSKSCAHEPRPSPPNGGAGPPQALL, from the exons ATGAGCAAAGCCAGgagagcccccccgccccccggccgCGGTGCCGCCATCGCCAGGCAG atgGGTCTGCTGGTGGAGCTCTCCCCGGAGGGGACAGCGGGTGACACGGCTGGGGACGACGCCGCGGAGCTGGAGGCCGAGCTGCTGGCGCTGGTGGGAGCCCCGGCGGCCCCGGGGGACAAACCCGCGGCAAAGG CCGCGCTGCCCATGGAGGCGATCGAGCGCATGGCCGCGCTCTGCCTGCgggacgaggaggacgaggaCGACGAGGAGCTGGGGGACGACGCCGATCTCATG GCGGAGCTGCAGGAGGTGCTGGGCGATGGAGACGGGGCCGCGCCGGCGCCGCCCAGCGAG GTGCCTCCGGAGCCGCTGGGCGCGGAGCCGGTGCTGCTGGAGCGCGCCGACATGTACCGGGCAGCCATGGGCAACGCGCGGCAGAGCGGGGACGCCCCCCGGCTGCGCCGCCTGGAGCGCGGCCTCAAG ACGCTGGAGAACATGCTGGTGTCGGTCAGGAAGGGAAAACCCATCAACGAGGAGGAAATTCCCCCCCCGGTGGCGctggggaaaggggggacccccccacagccccccgctgtccccacaccCCAAAGCCTCCCCGTGGTGGCACCGGATCCCCCCGCGGAGGTGACACCGGATCCCCCTGCGGAGGTGACACCGGATCCCCCGTCACCGCGTCCCCAACCAG gggaggTTCTGCTGCGGGAGCGGCAGCGGGAGTACAAGGTGGCGGCGCTGGACGCCAAACGGTGCGGGGACCTGGAAACGGCCACCAGATACTACCGGGTGGCAAAG GGCCTGGAGCCGGCGCTGGAGGCGGCTGCGCAGGGGGGGCCGGTGGAGCCCCACgacctccccccgccccccg GTGCCgatcccccccgtgtccccaaggagCCGCCGCCGGAGCCTCAACCCGCGTCTCCCGCAACAG aggcgcccggcgcCCCGCGAACCACGCTGGAGGCACTGGAGCAGCGCATGGAGCGGTACCGCGCCGCGGCCGCGCAGGCCAAGGGCAAAGGCGACGAGCGGAAGGCGCGGATGCACGAGCGCATCGTTAAG caATACGAGGCCGCCATCCGAGCACACAAAGCGGGGCGAGCAGTGGACTTTTCGGAGTTACCGGTGCCACCAG GTTTCGAGCCCCTCGCGGGTGCGGAGGCGCCGGGGGGGGGCCAGAGCTTGGCCGCGGTGCTGGAGGTGGCGGCGAAGCTGGTGAACCAGGACGGAGCCAGCGAAGAGGACGAGGACCCCCCCCGGGGCCCCCCCCAGCAgccgcccccccgcgccgccccccagcagccgcccccccgcgccccccccgccgggGCCCCGAATGCCAGCACAGGGAACAAACCGGCCCCCAAAAACAACACGAAAG CGCAGCAGCAGCTGGCGTTCCTGGCGCTGAGGAAGAGGCAGCTGACGAAGGCCGCGCTGCGCGCCAAGCAGAGCAACGACCTGGAGGGGGCCAAGGGGCTGCTGCGCCGCGCCAAGGCGCTGGAGCCGCTGCTGGAGGCCGCGCGGGGGGGGCTCCCGGTCGACATCAGCaag GTCCCCGAGGCCCCCGTGGACGCCGAGGAGTTTGTGCTGGTGGCGCGGGGGGGGCCCCGCGTGCCCCCCGAGGCCGCCGCGCGGTACCTGGAGCTGGGGAAGCTCATCCGGCAGCAGCACGAG atgTGCGTCAGCTGCTCCCGCCAGTTCGCTCAGCTGGGGAACATCGCCGAGACCACCAA GTTCGAGGCGCTGGCCCAGGAGTGCCGGCAGCACATGGAGCTGCTCAAGCAGGCGCACGCCCGCGGCTCCGCGCCCCCCCGGCACCGCTACGAGCAGAGAACCTTCTCCATCATCAA GGTCTTCCCGGAGCTGAGCAGCAGCGACCTGGTGCTGGCGATCGTCAAAGGGATCAACCTCCCGGCACCCACGG GTGTGGCCCCCAATGACCTGGACGCCTTCGTGCGCTTTGAGTTCCCCTTCCCCAACGCG GAGGAAGCTCAAAAGGACAAAACCAACGTGATCAAGAACACCGATTCTCCCG AGTTCCAGGAGCACTTCAAGCTCTCCATCAACCGCGGGCACCGGGGGCTGCGCCGCGTCCTGCAGAACAAGGGCATCAAGTTCGAGGTGCTGCACAaggg cgGCCTCTTCAAGCCCGACCGCGTTCTGGGCTCGGCGCAGCTCAAACTGGAGGCGCTGGAGACCACGTGCCAAGTGCGGGAGATCCTGGAG CTCCTGGACGGCCGGCGCCGCACGGGGGGGCGGCTGGAGGTGACGGTGACGATCCGGGAGCCGCTGGGCGCGCCGCAGCTGGAGAGCAGGACGGAGCGCTGGCTCGTCATCGTCCCCAGCGCCGTGACGCCG GGTGGTTTTGGCATCTCCAGGTCCCCGTCCCCAAAGGGAAACCGGCTGTGGTGGCACCCAGGGACGGCAGCAACAG ggccgcccccaccctgcccagcctcaacctgctggcctTCGACCGCGAGAAGCTGGAGAGGAAg atGCTGCAGCACACGCGGGCGCGGCGCCCGGTGCCCCCCGAGCTGCGGGAGCAGCACCAGGAGCTGGTGCGGCGCAGCCAGAACCTGCGGGGGCGACTGCAgagcggggacccccccttccAAAGAG AGTACCGTTTGCAGCTGGAGCGCCACCTCCACCTCTGCACCGAGGCCGCGCGGCGCTTGGGCACCGAGGGCAACCGG GACGCGGCCAAGGAGGCGCTGTACAAGCGGAACCTGGTGGAGAGCGAG CTCCAAAAGCTGCGCCCATGAGCCCCGCCCCTCACCCCCAAATGGGGGTGCAGGGCCCCCCCAGGCGCTGCTGTGA